One region of Primulina tabacum isolate GXHZ01 chromosome 17, ASM2559414v2, whole genome shotgun sequence genomic DNA includes:
- the LOC142531603 gene encoding large ribosomal subunit protein uL5c, whose translation MALSPGLLHSTASTFHGQLAPHSVRLPFVRRGGFSVKAMSPVVLVEKTDSEKVERLKSAYIERIIPLLKDEFNYTNIHQVPKIKKIVVNCGIGDAAQNSKGLEAAINDLALITGQRPIKTRAKKAIATFKIRENQPLGIAVTLRGNVMYSFLDRLINLGLPRTRDFQGVNSNSFDGNGNYSLGFREQSVFPEISYDVLGKPRGMDVCISTTAETDKEAYRLLALMGMPFREGSGPATEVRKKKLKSHHFDSKAKSKQRTKK comes from the exons ATGGCGTTATCTCCAGGCCTGCTACACTCCACTGCCTCCACGTTCCACGGTCAACTGGCTCCTCATTCCGTTCGACTGCCTTTTGTTCGCCGCGGTGGCTTCTCCGTGAAAGCCATGTCACCGGTTGTCCTGGTGGAGAAGACGGATTCCGAGAAAGTCGAACGTCTTAAGTCCGCTTACATCGAGAGAATCATACCCTTACTCAAAGATGAGTTCAATTACACCAACATTCACCAG gttccaaaaatcaagaaaattgttGTGAATTGTGGGATTGGAGATGCTGCGCAGAATTCGAAGGGTTTGGAAGCCGCAATTAATGATTTGGCACTTATTACGGGACAGAGGCCTATTAAAACGAGAGCAAAGAAGGCCATCGCCACCTTTAAGATCAGAGAAAACCAGCCTCTTGGAATAGCCGTCACTCTAAGGGGAAAT GTAATGTACTCGTTTCTTGATCGGCTCATCAATCTGGGGCTTCCTCGCACGCGAGATTTTCAAGGGGTGAACTCCAATAGCTTTGATGGAAATGGTAATTACAGCCTTGGCTTTCGTGAACAGAGTGTATTCCCAGAGATAAGTTATGATGTGCTTGGTAAACCAAGGGGGATGGATGTTTGTATCTCGACCACAGCTGAGACAGATAAAGAAGCATACAGATTACTGGCTTTAATGGGTATGCCATTCAGAGAAGGTAGTGGCCCAGCTACCGAGGTACGAAAGAAGAAGCTCAAGTCTCATCATTTTGACTCAAAAGcaaaatcaaagcaaagaaCCAAAAAGTGA